A genomic region of Jeotgalibaca ciconiae contains the following coding sequences:
- a CDS encoding tRNA (mnm(5)s(2)U34)-methyltransferase, whose translation MLKNAVSFSHDLLKQTIVPGDLVIDATVGNGNDTILLAQLTGSRGTVIGFDIQASAIEKTRQKLLLTGLGERVTLHQVGHENAESYLPKNKEIGAIIYNLGYLPGGDKSITTLKDSTIKSIVSLLPHLRIGSLLIIVIYSGHPAGTEEKDALLQFSEQLDQKEFSVLRYQFINQKNEPPFIIAIERRK comes from the coding sequence ATGCTTAAAAATGCAGTTAGTTTTAGTCATGATTTATTAAAACAAACCATTGTACCAGGAGATTTGGTAATAGATGCTACAGTTGGTAATGGAAATGATACCATTTTGCTAGCTCAATTAACGGGCTCCAGAGGTACTGTTATCGGTTTTGATATCCAAGCATCTGCCATAGAAAAAACGAGGCAGAAATTACTGCTGACCGGTTTAGGCGAACGAGTCACTCTTCATCAAGTCGGTCATGAAAATGCAGAAAGTTATCTCCCAAAAAATAAAGAAATCGGTGCTATTATTTATAATCTGGGATATCTTCCAGGTGGAGATAAAAGTATTACAACTTTGAAAGATTCCACTATTAAAAGTATAGTAAGTCTGCTTCCACATTTGAGGATTGGAAGTCTTTTAATCATTGTAATCTATAGTGGCCATCCAGCAGGTACCGAAGAGAAAGATGCTCTTCTGCAATTTTCAGAACAATTGGATCAAAAAGAATTCTCTGTTCTTCGTTATCAATTTATCAATCAAAAAAATGAACCTCCCTTTATCATTGCAATCGAAAGAAGGAAGTGA
- a CDS encoding putative polysaccharide biosynthesis protein: MQKYKTRAERKRAEKQNQLKQDKFEIEDLEEITTVPSEDSPEEESVMENLGDSEDKMVEGTFWMTFGSIFSRLLGALYIIPWNAMMGASSQIGNALFSIGYTPYQFFLSVGTAGFPSAMSKQIAEYNAKKQYKAGQELFKKSLIFMLFTGVASSLLMFLLAPVIAHYSPGASVADKTLVIRSLAPALLVVPVMSLIRGYFQGYQNMIPSAITNIVEQVVRVAYMLLATYVVMQVIDGRIATAVAHSTFAAFVGAFASLLMLMWYYQKHIRKYGSALKNDTIEVSIDITSAIKKLVAESIPFIIVGSGITFGKFIDQFTFEPIMLHLTEFDKDLIGELYSLFSFNADKLIMIIISLAVGMSATSIPLLVENYIKQDFKQLGKQIKQVFELFFFVMFPSAFGMMIVSKPIYSLFYGITDFNPLGAKLLAIASVMSIILGAFTIAVSILQSFGDHRSAIIYLGIGLLVKIATQYPFIYLFETSGALYATSVGFLVTTILSVWKIQQLVRFDINSTLNSIGVIALITGWMIAIAHIVLRVAGIFLSSERRFTALLLVFVVAIAGGTVYLYLALKTRIADRVLGDRVSGLRKKLKIS; this comes from the coding sequence ATGCAGAAATATAAAACAAGAGCTGAGAGAAAAAGAGCTGAAAAACAAAATCAGTTGAAACAAGATAAGTTTGAAATAGAAGATTTAGAGGAAATTACCACAGTTCCTTCTGAGGATAGTCCCGAAGAAGAAAGTGTCATGGAGAATCTTGGGGATTCTGAAGATAAAATGGTAGAAGGTACTTTTTGGATGACTTTCGGAAGTATTTTTTCCCGGTTACTGGGAGCTTTGTATATAATCCCATGGAATGCAATGATGGGTGCAAGTTCTCAAATAGGAAATGCTTTATTCTCCATTGGTTATACACCCTATCAATTCTTTTTATCTGTTGGGACTGCAGGTTTTCCATCTGCGATGTCAAAGCAAATTGCAGAATACAATGCGAAAAAACAATATAAAGCCGGACAAGAACTCTTTAAAAAAAGCCTTATTTTTATGCTATTTACAGGGGTCGCGAGTAGTCTTTTAATGTTTTTACTTGCCCCAGTAATTGCACACTACAGTCCGGGAGCTTCTGTTGCAGATAAAACATTAGTTATTCGTTCATTGGCACCGGCATTATTGGTTGTGCCAGTCATGAGTTTAATCAGAGGATATTTTCAAGGTTATCAAAATATGATCCCTTCTGCGATTACAAATATAGTCGAGCAAGTTGTTCGGGTAGCTTACATGTTACTAGCTACTTATGTTGTTATGCAAGTAATTGACGGACGGATTGCTACTGCCGTTGCTCATTCTACTTTTGCTGCTTTTGTCGGTGCTTTTGCTTCTTTGCTAATGTTGATGTGGTATTATCAAAAGCATATTCGAAAATATGGTTCTGCATTAAAAAATGACACAATTGAAGTATCGATTGACATTACCAGTGCAATAAAGAAATTAGTTGCAGAATCTATTCCATTTATTATTGTTGGTTCGGGAATTACTTTTGGTAAATTTATTGATCAATTTACTTTTGAACCGATTATGTTACACCTAACCGAATTTGACAAAGATCTGATAGGCGAATTGTACAGTCTCTTCAGTTTTAATGCCGACAAATTAATTATGATTATTATTTCTTTAGCAGTAGGTATGTCTGCAACATCAATTCCACTGTTAGTGGAAAATTATATTAAACAAGACTTTAAACAACTTGGAAAACAAATTAAGCAAGTTTTTGAACTCTTTTTCTTTGTCATGTTTCCATCCGCGTTTGGCATGATGATTGTTTCAAAACCAATTTACAGCCTATTTTATGGAATAACCGATTTTAACCCATTAGGTGCGAAATTACTAGCCATTGCAAGTGTAATGAGTATTATCTTAGGTGCATTTACAATTGCAGTATCTATTCTGCAGTCTTTTGGTGATCATCGCTCAGCAATTATTTATTTAGGAATTGGTCTTTTAGTGAAGATTGCGACACAATATCCATTCATTTATCTATTTGAAACTTCTGGAGCTCTATATGCAACGAGTGTGGGATTTTTAGTTACAACAATTTTATCTGTATGGAAGATTCAACAGCTGGTTCGATTTGATATAAATAGTACCCTGAATAGTATAGGAGTAATTGCATTGATAACTGGTTGGATGATTGCAATTGCTCATATCGTTCTTCGTGTAGCTGGTATCTTTTTATCATCCGAACGTAGATTCACAGCGTTATTATTAGTTTTTGTTGTTGCGATAGCAGGGGGAACAGTATACTTATACTTGGCCTTAAAAACAAGAATTGCTGATAGGGTTCTCGGCGACCGAGTAAGCGGATTGCGTAAAAAATTAAAAATATCATAG
- a CDS encoding LysM peptidoglycan-binding domain-containing protein — MNNRAKRMRRAFFSIFLSFLMTFLLIAPSVHAASSQFIIKGSTSEKIVALTFDDGSDGTNFNKILDILTKNNVKATFFLTGAGANNHPQIIKKAVSSGHDIGNHSFDHPDFTTISTSEMTSQLSRTETIVKNLTNKSTKPFFRAPYGATNASTLSTVGNAGYTYTLHWTIDSIDWTGNSSTDITNRVLNNIVPGSIILMHTGAGASGTPSALEKIIPSLKNMGYRFVTISQLLGITGNPTLPNTGQATYTVRSGDTLYAIALRFNSTVQQLTQLNSITNPNLIRVGQVLKVPGGSTPTTPTAPTAPTTTYTVKSGDTLYAIALRYNTTVQKLVQLNNIANSNLIRVGQVLKISNSGGGNSSTPPATTTYTVKSGDTLYAIALRYNTTVQQLVSWNKISNPNLIRVGQQLRVR, encoded by the coding sequence ATGAATAACAGAGCTAAAAGAATGCGGAGAGCCTTCTTTTCTATTTTCCTGTCATTCCTTATGACGTTCCTTCTAATTGCACCAAGCGTTCATGCGGCTTCTTCTCAATTTATTATCAAAGGCAGTACTTCCGAAAAAATTGTTGCTTTAACATTTGATGATGGTTCAGATGGAACAAACTTTAATAAAATCTTAGATATTCTCACCAAGAATAATGTGAAAGCTACTTTCTTTTTAACAGGTGCAGGAGCAAATAACCATCCTCAAATAATTAAAAAAGCAGTCTCTTCCGGACATGATATTGGAAATCATTCTTTCGATCATCCGGATTTCACTACAATATCTACTTCTGAAATGACTAGCCAACTTTCCCGGACTGAGACTATCGTGAAGAATTTGACTAATAAAAGCACAAAACCATTTTTTAGAGCACCATATGGGGCAACCAATGCTTCTACACTAAGTACCGTAGGAAATGCTGGCTATACCTATACACTGCATTGGACGATTGATTCCATCGATTGGACCGGCAACAGTTCCACAGATATTACCAATCGTGTTCTCAATAATATTGTGCCTGGTTCTATTATTTTAATGCATACAGGTGCAGGTGCAAGTGGAACCCCATCAGCTTTAGAAAAAATTATTCCTTCCTTAAAGAATATGGGCTATCGTTTCGTTACAATTTCTCAATTGTTAGGTATCACTGGTAACCCAACATTACCGAACACAGGGCAAGCTACTTACACAGTACGTAGCGGCGATACACTTTATGCCATTGCCCTTCGTTTTAATTCGACTGTGCAACAATTGACTCAATTGAACAGTATCACAAATCCAAATCTGATTCGGGTCGGTCAAGTTCTAAAAGTTCCAGGTGGTTCTACTCCGACTACCCCAACTGCTCCTACAGCACCTACCACTACTTACACGGTAAAAAGCGGCGACACTCTCTATGCCATTGCCCTTCGTTATAACACTACCGTACAAAAGCTTGTTCAATTAAATAACATCGCCAATTCGAATCTCATCCGGGTTGGTCAAGTTCTCAAAATATCTAACAGTGGTGGTGGTAACTCTTCAACTCCACCTGCAACAACCACTTATACAGTAAAAAGTGGTGACACCCTATACGCCATTGCATTGCGCTACAATACCACTGTTCAACAACTCGTTTCTTGGAATAAAATCAGTAATCCAAATCTCATTCGCGTAGGACAACAATTACGAGTACGCTAA
- a CDS encoding sugar phosphate isomerase/epimerase family protein codes for MAKIGVQGSTVKQQFQELGVYETMKKLSEIGYKSVEISQVETSPENIEAIQKACKDFDMEIAAMSASLEPQTKDGESLTTHYDKIVADCKAVDADLLRIGMLPIPAMASLDKVLEFCEKVNDVTKKLKEDGITLYYHNHHVEFRKYDGKFLLDIIREKAPLLGFELDVHWIQRGGANPLEVIRDYKGKVELIHLKDYRVGELPQESVDALFQGDASKFMDKFNNLIEFAELGSGTLPLKEIIEESLSSGVRYLLVEQDDTYGVDPFESLKISYEHLVELGYTELF; via the coding sequence ATGGCAAAAATAGGTGTACAAGGTTCAACAGTAAAACAGCAATTTCAAGAGCTAGGTGTCTATGAGACAATGAAAAAATTGTCTGAGATTGGTTATAAATCAGTTGAGATTTCACAAGTAGAAACAAGCCCGGAAAATATTGAAGCAATTCAAAAAGCATGCAAGGATTTCGATATGGAAATCGCTGCAATGAGTGCTTCTTTAGAACCACAGACAAAGGATGGAGAATCATTAACAACTCATTACGACAAAATCGTCGCAGACTGTAAAGCAGTGGATGCAGACCTTTTACGTATTGGAATGTTGCCTATCCCTGCAATGGCGAGCCTTGATAAGGTTTTAGAATTTTGCGAAAAAGTAAATGACGTTACAAAAAAATTAAAAGAAGATGGTATCACACTGTATTATCATAACCACCATGTGGAATTTCGTAAATACGATGGTAAATTCTTATTAGACATTATTCGCGAAAAAGCACCATTACTTGGATTTGAACTGGATGTGCATTGGATTCAACGTGGTGGAGCTAATCCGTTAGAAGTAATTCGTGACTATAAAGGGAAAGTAGAATTGATTCATTTGAAAGATTACCGTGTCGGCGAATTGCCACAAGAATCAGTGGATGCATTGTTCCAAGGTGATGCTAGCAAATTTATGGACAAATTTAATAATCTAATCGAATTTGCCGAACTTGGATCAGGAACGCTTCCGTTGAAAGAAATAATTGAAGAGTCCCTTTCGTCTGGAGTACGCTATTTATTAGTAGAGCAAGATGATACTTACGGAGTTGATCCATTTGAAAGTCTAAAAATTTCCTATGAACATTTAGTTGAATTAGGTTATACAGAATTATTCTAA
- a CDS encoding Gfo/Idh/MocA family protein yields MTEKVKLGIIGYGAEGGMYAGFFAKNDERLDQNVIELAAICDNDPAKKEKVAQDFPELPFFDNYLDMLESGVVNAIVTTVPHYEHVKMGMDALKYGIHLLGEKPVGVYTKEVERLIAASKEYSDTTFAIFFNQRTNPLYRRVKELMDNKEIGDLQRATWIITTWWRPQGYYNQSNWRATWGGEGGGVLVNQAPHQLDLLQWICGKPEKVTAKLQYGAGRDIAVENEVNALLDFGNGVTGSFITCTHDMIGTDRFEIFGSKGKIVVEDSKRLTVKKLVKAEEELSETMSMEDVVKLFMGQMNMSDYVEETVEEFETVMGQQHIDVLNNFANHIVNGEELLAPGEDGINGVRLANSIHLSSWLDKEVDYNHDKDLYLDELNKRIVEEGKFETKA; encoded by the coding sequence ATGACAGAAAAAGTTAAATTAGGGATTATTGGATATGGTGCAGAAGGCGGAATGTATGCTGGCTTTTTTGCAAAAAATGATGAGAGATTGGATCAAAACGTCATTGAGTTAGCTGCAATTTGTGATAACGATCCTGCAAAAAAAGAAAAAGTAGCCCAGGACTTTCCAGAATTACCTTTCTTTGATAATTATTTAGATATGCTTGAGTCGGGTGTCGTAAATGCAATCGTTACAACAGTTCCTCACTATGAGCATGTAAAAATGGGGATGGATGCATTAAAATACGGTATCCATTTATTAGGTGAAAAGCCAGTAGGCGTTTATACAAAAGAAGTAGAGCGCTTGATCGCAGCATCCAAAGAATACTCTGACACAACTTTTGCTATTTTCTTTAACCAACGTACAAATCCGTTATACCGTCGCGTTAAAGAACTAATGGACAATAAAGAAATTGGTGATTTACAACGTGCAACCTGGATCATAACTACTTGGTGGAGACCTCAAGGATATTACAATCAGAGTAATTGGCGTGCGACATGGGGAGGAGAAGGTGGAGGCGTTCTTGTCAATCAAGCTCCTCACCAACTTGATTTGCTACAATGGATTTGTGGAAAACCAGAAAAAGTAACTGCAAAATTACAATACGGTGCAGGAAGAGATATTGCCGTAGAGAATGAAGTGAATGCACTACTAGATTTTGGGAATGGTGTAACGGGATCCTTCATCACATGTACCCACGATATGATTGGAACAGATCGTTTTGAAATTTTTGGTTCAAAAGGAAAAATCGTTGTAGAAGATTCCAAACGACTAACCGTTAAAAAATTAGTTAAAGCTGAAGAAGAGCTGTCAGAAACAATGTCCATGGAGGACGTCGTAAAACTATTCATGGGACAAATGAATATGTCTGATTATGTTGAAGAGACAGTTGAAGAATTTGAAACGGTTATGGGGCAACAACATATTGATGTCTTAAATAACTTCGCAAATCACATTGTAAATGGTGAAGAACTATTGGCGCCAGGAGAAGATGGAATTAATGGCGTTCGATTGGCAAATTCGATACATTTGTCCTCATGGTTAGACAAAGAAGTGGATTACAACCATGACAAAGATCTTTATTTAGACGAGCTAAACAAGCGTATCGTTGAAGAAGGAAAATTTGAAACAAAAGCATAA
- the leuS gene encoding leucine--tRNA ligase → MSYNHQTIEKKWQKYWDHHQTFKTEKNTEKPKYYILDMFPYPSGQGLHVGHPEGYTATDILARMKRSQGYNVLHPMGWDAFGLPAEQYALDTGNDPAEFTAHNIKTFKRQIKSLGFSYDWTREINTTDPDYYKWTQWIFTKLYEKGLAYEAEVSVNWCPALGTVLANEEVVDGVSERGGHPVYRKPMRQWMLKITAYAERLLDDLELVDWPDSIKEMQRNWIGRSEGSNVTFKIKDTDKEFTVFTTRPDTLFGATYTVMAPELPLVQEIMSDSQRAEVEAYIDSVALKSDLERTELAKDKTGVFTGAYAINPVNGKEIPIWISDYVLSTYGTGSIMAVPAHDTRDYEFASKFGLEIVPVLEGGNVEEEAYTGDGAHINSDFLNGMDKATAINTINEWLENKGVGETVISYRLRDWLFSRQRYWGEPIPVIHWEDGTTTTVPEKDLPLNLPKTDKIQPSGTGESPLANIDEWVNVVDPETGLKGRRETNTMPQWAGSSWYFLRFMDPKNREAIASDEAMDYWQNVDLYIGGAEHAVLHLLYARFWHKFLYDIGIVKTKEPFQKLFNQGMILGENNEKMSKSKGNVVNPDDIVAEFGADTLRLYEMFMGPLDASTAWSEKGIEASRRFLDRVWRLFIDDEGEVRDRVTKVNTGELNKVYHQTVKKVTEDYEQLHFNTAISQMMIFVNEANKVDALPIQYVEGFTQLLAPIAPHLAEEIWEKLGNKESLSYISWPEYDESQLIEDEIEVIFQINGKLKARANVAASLTKEELTEVAMEHEKIKEELEGKTIRKVIAVPGKLVNIVAN, encoded by the coding sequence ATGTCTTACAATCATCAAACGATTGAAAAAAAATGGCAAAAATATTGGGATCATCACCAGACTTTCAAAACAGAAAAAAACACGGAAAAACCAAAGTATTATATTTTGGATATGTTTCCCTATCCTTCGGGTCAAGGCTTACATGTTGGGCACCCTGAAGGGTATACCGCAACTGATATTCTAGCGAGAATGAAAAGGTCACAAGGCTATAACGTCCTTCATCCCATGGGATGGGATGCATTTGGTTTGCCAGCAGAACAATACGCACTCGATACTGGTAATGATCCAGCAGAATTTACCGCTCATAATATTAAAACCTTTAAGCGCCAAATTAAATCTCTAGGTTTCAGTTATGACTGGACAAGAGAAATCAATACAACGGATCCTGATTATTACAAATGGACACAATGGATTTTTACAAAGCTTTATGAAAAAGGTCTCGCTTATGAGGCAGAAGTTTCCGTTAACTGGTGTCCTGCATTAGGAACCGTGTTGGCTAATGAAGAAGTAGTAGATGGAGTAAGTGAACGTGGGGGACATCCTGTGTATCGCAAACCAATGCGCCAATGGATGTTGAAGATTACAGCATATGCAGAACGTCTATTGGATGATCTAGAATTAGTAGATTGGCCGGATAGCATAAAAGAAATGCAACGCAATTGGATCGGTCGTTCAGAAGGTTCAAACGTTACTTTTAAAATTAAGGATACTGATAAAGAGTTTACAGTATTTACAACGCGCCCGGATACATTGTTTGGTGCAACTTATACAGTAATGGCTCCTGAATTGCCTTTAGTGCAAGAAATCATGTCGGACTCTCAAAGAGCAGAAGTAGAAGCATACATCGATTCAGTTGCTCTAAAAAGTGATTTAGAACGTACAGAACTAGCAAAAGATAAAACAGGGGTGTTTACTGGTGCTTATGCCATAAACCCTGTAAATGGGAAAGAAATCCCGATTTGGATTTCGGATTATGTTCTTTCAACCTACGGAACCGGCTCAATTATGGCGGTACCTGCTCATGATACACGTGATTATGAATTCGCATCTAAATTTGGACTAGAAATCGTTCCGGTTTTAGAAGGTGGAAACGTTGAAGAAGAAGCATATACGGGAGATGGAGCTCATATCAACTCAGATTTCCTAAATGGAATGGATAAAGCTACTGCTATTAACACGATTAACGAGTGGTTAGAGAATAAAGGAGTCGGAGAGACAGTTATTTCCTATCGCTTGCGTGACTGGCTGTTTTCTCGTCAGCGTTATTGGGGAGAACCAATTCCAGTTATTCATTGGGAAGACGGCACAACTACCACTGTTCCAGAAAAAGACTTACCGCTGAATCTGCCAAAAACGGATAAAATTCAACCGAGTGGTACGGGTGAATCACCACTTGCCAATATCGATGAATGGGTAAATGTTGTGGATCCTGAAACAGGTCTGAAGGGAAGACGAGAAACAAACACTATGCCTCAGTGGGCAGGTAGTTCTTGGTACTTCTTGAGATTTATGGATCCCAAGAACAGAGAAGCTATTGCAAGTGATGAAGCGATGGATTATTGGCAAAATGTCGACTTATATATCGGAGGAGCAGAGCATGCCGTTCTTCATTTGCTTTATGCACGCTTTTGGCATAAATTCCTTTATGACATTGGTATTGTCAAAACAAAAGAACCTTTCCAAAAATTATTTAATCAAGGAATGATTCTAGGTGAGAACAACGAAAAAATGTCTAAATCAAAAGGAAATGTAGTGAATCCGGATGACATTGTCGCTGAATTCGGTGCAGATACTTTGCGACTTTATGAAATGTTTATGGGACCTTTGGATGCAAGCACCGCTTGGAGTGAAAAGGGGATTGAAGCAAGCAGACGCTTCCTAGACCGTGTATGGCGTCTTTTCATCGATGATGAAGGCGAAGTCCGCGATCGTGTTACGAAAGTCAACACAGGAGAACTAAACAAGGTCTATCATCAAACTGTGAAGAAAGTAACAGAAGATTACGAGCAACTTCATTTTAATACAGCTATTTCGCAAATGATGATTTTTGTGAATGAAGCAAATAAAGTAGATGCGTTGCCAATTCAATATGTAGAAGGGTTTACTCAATTACTTGCGCCTATTGCTCCTCATTTGGCTGAAGAAATCTGGGAAAAGCTTGGCAACAAAGAAAGTCTAAGTTATATTTCTTGGCCAGAATATGATGAAAGCCAACTAATAGAAGATGAAATTGAAGTTATTTTCCAGATTAATGGAAAATTAAAAGCACGAGCAAATGTTGCAGCTTCTCTAACAAAAGAAGAATTAACAGAAGTAGCAATGGAACATGAAAAAATTAAAGAAGAGCTCGAAGGGAAAACAATCCGTAAAGTAATTGCAGTACCTGGAAAACTTGTAAATATTGTCGCAAATTAA
- a CDS encoding LysM peptidoglycan-binding domain-containing protein: protein MDISRKQLHSIKRTKDVQKKILNSTRKIKKGFALMGASVLVSTIAMPIQQVMAKDKDSANQPETKKYSDNPFLNSIIAPASSIAAKNDLYASVMLAQAVLESGWGQSGLAAAPNYNLFGIKGNYEGESVVKDTLEDNGNQEYYNIKAEFRKYPSYTESLEDYAQLLKNGTSWDSNFYSGAWKSNAKTYKDATSYLTGKYATDTAYNTKLNRIIEEHGLTAYDTPGSSTPPAQTDDKNTESNNTSGQTYTVKSGDTLYRIAANHDTSVVDLMTWNKLNSSNIYPGMKLVVGTTSTPQETVPGAGNTTPNQSGTANQTYQVKSGDTLWSISQKYNVTVAQIKSWNNLSNDMVQLGQTIKVSASAQTEKPAPETNTGNQTNNNLSVQSVKVVNGDTLYRIATKVGISVSELKAINGLTSDNIFPGQVLNTKKTSSVEEEPATETPVTTGKDYTVQKGDTLYRIALNAGVSVNQVKEWNKLSSDNIFIGQILKLSTNVQVEKPLANTNNQTSTATATTITVATGDTLYKLATKIGISVSELKAINGLTSDNIFPGQVLNTKKTTSVQEKPVTETNTNTQASTTTATTITVASGDTLYKLATKTGLAISELKAINGLSSDIIFPGQVLNTKKTTPVQEKPVEETNVINGKQYTVQKGDTLYQIATKAGVSVNQMKEWNQLSSDIIFVGQSLQIGSAAIVVEKEAPVQINTYQVQKGDTLYSIAKDNGVSLTQLMEWNNVNSTTIYPGQALKVK from the coding sequence TTGGATATCTCTAGAAAGCAGCTGCATTCCATAAAAAGAACAAAAGATGTACAAAAGAAAATACTGAATTCAACCCGTAAGATTAAAAAAGGGTTTGCTTTAATGGGTGCTTCTGTCCTTGTTTCAACAATTGCTATGCCTATTCAACAAGTGATGGCAAAAGACAAAGATTCTGCTAATCAACCTGAAACTAAAAAATACTCTGATAATCCATTTCTCAATTCCATTATTGCTCCTGCATCAAGCATTGCAGCAAAAAATGACTTATATGCATCGGTAATGTTGGCACAGGCTGTGCTTGAAAGTGGTTGGGGACAAAGTGGATTAGCTGCTGCACCCAATTATAATTTGTTTGGCATCAAAGGAAATTATGAAGGAGAATCGGTGGTAAAAGACACCTTGGAGGATAATGGAAATCAAGAATATTACAATATAAAAGCAGAATTCCGTAAATATCCTTCTTATACAGAATCATTGGAAGATTATGCACAATTATTGAAAAATGGAACAAGTTGGGATTCAAACTTCTATAGCGGAGCTTGGAAAAGCAATGCGAAAACTTATAAGGATGCGACATCCTATCTAACTGGTAAGTATGCGACAGATACTGCTTATAATACTAAATTAAATCGTATTATCGAAGAGCATGGCTTGACGGCTTATGATACACCTGGATCGTCTACACCGCCTGCTCAAACGGATGATAAGAATACAGAATCAAACAATACAAGTGGACAAACCTACACTGTTAAATCAGGTGATACTTTATATCGAATTGCAGCAAATCATGATACAAGCGTTGTTGACTTGATGACATGGAATAAATTAAATAGCTCAAATATTTATCCTGGAATGAAATTAGTTGTCGGTACTACTTCAACTCCACAAGAAACAGTGCCTGGAGCGGGTAACACTACACCAAACCAATCAGGAACAGCGAATCAAACATATCAAGTAAAATCGGGCGATACACTGTGGTCTATCAGCCAGAAATACAATGTGACAGTTGCTCAAATAAAGAGCTGGAATAATTTATCAAATGATATGGTTCAACTGGGACAAACAATCAAGGTTTCTGCAAGTGCTCAAACTGAAAAACCAGCACCGGAAACAAATACAGGGAATCAAACCAATAATAACTTATCTGTTCAATCAGTGAAAGTTGTCAACGGGGACACCTTATATCGAATCGCCACAAAAGTAGGTATCTCAGTATCCGAACTAAAAGCAATCAACGGTTTGACTTCTGATAATATTTTCCCGGGGCAAGTTCTCAATACGAAAAAGACAAGTTCTGTAGAGGAAGAACCAGCAACAGAAACTCCTGTTACAACGGGAAAAGATTACACCGTTCAAAAAGGAGATACCTTGTATCGTATCGCGCTGAACGCTGGAGTTTCGGTTAATCAAGTTAAAGAGTGGAATAAATTATCTTCCGATAATATTTTTATTGGACAAATTTTAAAGTTATCTACCAATGTGCAGGTTGAAAAGCCATTGGCAAATACAAATAATCAAACAAGCACGGCAACTGCTACTACTATTACAGTAGCAACTGGCGATACTTTGTATAAGCTTGCGACAAAAATAGGTATTTCAGTATCCGAACTGAAAGCAATCAATGGTTTGACTTCTGATAATATTTTCCCAGGGCAAGTTCTCAATACGAAAAAAACAACTTCCGTACAGGAAAAACCCGTAACAGAAACAAATACAAACACCCAGGCAAGTACGACAACTGCTACTACAATTACAGTAGCGTCAGGTGATACTTTGTATAAGCTGGCTACGAAAACTGGCCTAGCTATATCGGAACTGAAAGCAATCAACGGACTGTCTTCCGATATTATTTTCCCAGGACAAGTTCTCAATACGAAGAAAACGACTCCTGTACAGGAAAAACCCGTGGAAGAAACAAACGTTATAAATGGTAAACAGTACACTGTTCAAAAAGGAGATACCTTATACCAAATAGCAACAAAAGCAGGGGTTTCAGTAAACCAAATGAAGGAATGGAACCAATTGTCTTCTGATATTATTTTTGTAGGACAAAGCTTGCAAATTGGCTCAGCTGCAATTGTTGTAGAAAAAGAAGCGCCTGTCCAAATAAACACTTATCAGGTTCAAAAAGGTGACACACTTTATTCAATTGCTAAAGATAATGGGGTAAGTCTTACACAGTTGATGGAATGGAATAATGTTAACAGCACAACAATTTATCCAGGACAAGCGCTTAAAGTAAAGTAG